One Micromonas commoda chromosome 7, complete sequence genomic window carries:
- the GAPA gene encoding glyceraldehyde-3-phosphate dehydrogenase a chloroplast precursor (GAPA; ChloroP and TargetP predict 29AA Chloroplast target peptide) codes for MAAFATTTPSLKAEFRGQTAGLKRGKAVKAAAVNTVTEAKVKVAINGFGRIGRNFLRCWHGRASSNLEVVAINDSGGVKQASHLVKYDSILGTFNADVKIVDDTHISIDGKSIEIVSSRDPLQLPWKKLGVQLVIEGTGVFIDTPGASKHLEAGAEKVLITAPAKGDDIPTYVMGVNADQYTHADKIISNASCTTNGLAPFAKVLDDKFGIVKGLMTTTHSYTGDQRILDASHRDLRRARAAALNIVPTSTGAAKAVALVLPQLKGKLNGIALRVPTPNVSVVDMCIQTEKKCTAEEINAAFREAAEGPMKGILAVADEPLVSIDFRCSDVSTTIDAALTMVMGDDLIKVVAWYDNEWGYSQRVVDLAELTATKWGK; via the exons ATGGCCGCTTTCGCTACCACCACCCCCTCCCTGAAG GCTGAGTTCCGCGGTCAGACCGCCGGCCTCAAGCGCGGCAAGGCCGTCAAG gccgccgccgttaaCACCGTCACCGAGGCTAAGGTCAAGGTCGCCATCAACGGTTTCGGCCGCATCG GCCGCAACTTCCTCCGCTGCTGGCACGGACGCGCGTCCTCCAacctcgaggtcgtcgccaTCAACGACTCCGGCGGTGTCAAGCAGGCGTCCCACCTCGTCAAGTACGACTCCATCCTCGGCACCTTCAACGCCGACGTGAAGATCGTCGACGACACCCACATCTCCATCGACGGCAAGTCCATCGAGATCGTGTCCTCCCGCGATCCCCTCCAGCTCCCCTGGAAGAAGCTCGGCGTGCAGCTCGTGATTGAGGGCACCGGCGTCTTCATCGACacccccggcgcgtccaAGCACCTCGAGGCTGGCGCCGAGAAGGTGCTCatcaccgcccccgccaagGGCGACGACATCCCCACCTACGTGATGGGCGTCAACGCGGACCAGTACACCCACGCCGACAAGATCATCTCCAACGCGTCGTGCACCACCAACggcctcgcgcccttcgccaAGGTTCTCGACGACAAGTTCGGCATCGTCAAGGGTCTCATGACCACCACCCACTCCTACACCGGCGACCAGCgcatcctcgacgcgtcccaccgcgatctccgccgcgcccgcgccgccgcgctcaacaTCGTGCCCACCTCCACCGGTgccgccaaggctgtcgccctcgtcctccccCAGCTCAAGGGCAAGCTCAACGGCATCGCGCTCCGCGTGCCCACCCCCaacgtctccgtcgtcgacatGTGCATCCAGACCGAGAAGAAGtgcaccgccgaggagatcaaCGCCGCCTTccgcgaggctgccgagggCCCCATGAAgggcatcctcgccgtcgccgacgagccccTCGTCTCCATCGACTTCCGCTGCTCCGACGTGTCCACcaccatcgacgccgcgctcaccatGGTGATGGGCGACGACCTCATCAAGGTTGTGGCCTGGTACGACAACGAGTGGGGCTACTCCCAGCGCGTGgtcgacctcgcggagctcaccGCCACCAAGTGGGGCAAGTAA
- a CDS encoding predicted protein has protein sequence MILGGDGYCGWATALHLSNRGYEVAIVDNMCRRTFDDQLGFNSLTPIKGIHERVRVWEEVSGKRIQLYVGDICDYEFLSAAFQAFEPTACVHFGEQRSAPYSMMDRSRAVFTQTNNVMGTINVCYAIKEFAPECHLIKLGTMGEYGTPNIDIEEGYITIEHNGRTDTLPYPKQGNSFYHLSKCHDSANMLMCTKTWKMRTTDLNQGVVYGVATPETMMDDRLVNRLDYDAVFGTALNRFAIQAAVGHPMTVYGKGGQTRGFLNITDTCKCIQIACDNPAPPGEMKIYNQFTEQFSVNELAALITEAGQKLGLDPQVINVPNPRTEMEEHYYNAKHSKLQDLGLEPNLMKESILESLLTTVVKYKDNVDQRLILPGVNWTESASVGKTIAKV, from the coding sequence AtgatcctcggcggcgacggctacTGCGGCTGGGCCACCGCCCTCCACCTCTCCAACCGCGGCTACGaggtcgccatcgtcgacaACATGTGCCGCCGCACCTTCGACGACCAGCTCGGATTCAACTCGCTCACCCCGATCAAGGGCatccacgagcgcgtccgcgtctgGGAGGAGGTGTCCGGCAAACGCATCCAGCTCTACGTCGGCGACATCTGCGACTACGAGttcctctccgcggcgttccAGGCGTTTGAGCCCACCGCGTGCGTGCATTTCGGCGAGcagcgctcggcgccgtacTCGATGATGGaccgctcccgcgccgtgTTCACCCAGACCAACAACGTCATGGGCACCATCAACGTGTGCTACGCCATCAAGGAGTTCGCCCCCGAGTGCCACCTCATCAAGCTCGGCACCATGGGCGAGTACGGCACCCCCAACATCGACATCGAGGAGGGGTACATCACCATCGAACACAACGGCCGCACCGACACCCTCCCGTATCCCAAGCAGGGCAACTCCTTCTACCACCTCTCCAAGTGCCACGACTCCGCCAACATGCTCATGTGCACCAAGACGTGGAAGATGCGCACCACCGACCTCAACCAGGGCGTCGTCTacggcgtcgccaccccgGAGACGATGATGGACGACAGGCTCGTCAACAGGCTCGACTACGACGCCGTCTTCGGCACCGCGCTCAACCGCTTCGCCATCCAGGCCGCCGTGGGCCACCCCATGACGGTTTACGGCAAGGGCGGCCAGACCCGCGGCTTCCTGAACATCACCGACACGTGCAAGTGCATCCAGATCGCGTGCGAtaaccccgcgccccccggcgaGATGAAGATTTACAACCAGTTCACCGAGCAGTTCAGCGTgaacgagctcgccgcgctcatcaccGAGGCTGGCCAGAAGCTGGGCCTCGATCCCCAGGTGATCAACGTGCCCAACCCCCGTACGGAGATGGAGGAGCACTACTACAACGCCAAGCACTCGAAGCTTCAGGATCTCGGCCTCGAGCCCAACCTGATGAAGGAGAGCATCCTCGAGTCGCTTCTCACCACCGTCGTCAAGTACAAGGACAACGTGGACCAGCGCCTCATCCTCCCCGGCGTGAACTGGACCGAGTCCGCGTCCGTGGGCAAGACCATCGCCAAGGTTTAA
- a CDS encoding predicted protein: protein MSGAALLGARGGMQSIWRPNVRVSLDEDGEVEDTEQEGEEVTKKGVKRKRAPYTKGPCEHGVKYRSKCKVCSACPHGRKRRYCKDCGGSGICEHGSRRSECKECGGSRICEHGRRRSTCTECGGSQICEHGRRRSMCTECGGSGICEHGRQRYHCTECGGSGICDHGRQRSQCKECGGGSICEHGRIRYRCKECGGSQICEHGRRRSQCKECGGSQICEHGRQRSMCTECGGSGICEHGRRRSMCKDCGGSGICEHGRERRYCKDCGGSGICEHGSRRSECKECGGSRICEHGRRRSTCKDCGGPRISTPP from the coding sequence atGTCGGGCGCTGCACTcctcggggcgcggggagggatGCAGTCGATTTGGCGACCGAACGTGAGAGTgtccctcgacgaggacggtgaAGTCGAGGACACGGAGCAGGAAGGAGAGGAGGTGACCAAGAAGGGCGTgaagcggaagagagccccttacacgaaggggccatgcgagcacggggtgaagtacCGGTCGAAgtgcaaggtgtgcagcgcttgtccgcacggtcGTAAGCGCAGATACTGCAAGGattgcggtgggtctggaatctgcgagcacggtaGTCGGCGCTctgagtgcaaggagtgcggcgggtctcgaatctgcgagcacggtcgtcggcgctctacgtgcacggagtgcggtgggtctcagatctgcgagcacggtcgtcggcgctctatGTGCAcggagtgcggtgggtctggaatctgcgagcacggccgtcagcgctATCATTGCAcggagtgcggtgggtctggaatctgcgatcacggccgtcagcgctctcagtgcaaggagtgcggcgggggctcaatctgcgagcacggtcgtattCGCtatcggtgcaaggagtgcggtgggtctcagatctgcgagcacggtcgtcggcgctctcagtgtaaggagtgcggcgggtctcaaatctgcgagcacggccgtcagcgctctaTGTGCACagagtgcggcgggtctggaatctgcgagcacggtcgtcggcgctctatGTGCAAGGattgcggtgggtctggaatctgcgagcacggtcgtgagcgtcGTTACTGCAAGGattgcggtgggtctggaatctgcgagcacggtaGTCGGCGCTctgagtgcaaggagtgcggcgggtctcgaatctgcgagcacggtcgtcggcgctctacGTGCAAGGATTGCGGTGGGCCTAGAATCTCCACTCCGCCGTGA
- a CDS encoding predicted protein, translated as MAAPKIAKDGGEKVYPEECRVEVGGLQYRRCAAALVFNPNGDVLLGERSDRPGSWGMPQGGIEIGESQSAAATRELYEEVGMRPGDTAGLSLVAEVPADENFCYAAGGWLAEKGLAGQRLEFTLFHLATTDDPTPLCNLEGMAGESREFTRVRWASWDEAVSAVWESKRGPYVRARELAVPVIEKYLAGEK; from the coding sequence ATGGCGGCACCCAAGATCGCCAAAGATGGTGGCGAGAAGGTCTATCCCGAGGAGtgccgcgtcgaggtcggcggGCTCCAGTACCGCCGCTGcgcggccgcgctcgtgTTCAACCccaacggcgacgtcctcttGGGCGAACGATCGGACCGTCCCGGGAGTTGGGGCATGCCGCAGGGCGGCATCGAGATCGGAGAGTCGCagtcggccgcggcgacgcgggagctcTACGAGGAGGTTGGCATGAGGCCAGGCGACACCGCGGGActctcgctcgtcgccgaggtgccCGCGGACGAAAACTTCTGCTACGCCGCGGGGGGGTGGCTCGCGGAGAAAGGACTCGCGGGCCAGCGCCTCGAGTTCACGCTGTTCCATCTCGCCACGACGgacgacccgacgccgctgTGCAACCTGGAGGGCATGGCGGGCGAGAGCAGGGAGTTCACCCGCGTGCGCTGGGCTTCGtgggacgaggcggtgagcgcggtgtGGGAGAGCAAGCGGGGTCCGTACGTGCGGGCGAGGGAGCTGGCGGTGCCCGTGATCGAAAAGTACCTCGCGGGGGAGAAGTGA
- a CDS encoding predicted protein: MATRAAFAPSAGRVRPKPRRVPTRAASDRADGGGGGAPRVEPSFQRSVPPGDARERDVCTTCGFVDYRNPKVVVGSVAVWVDPGSPKGFPPTEKILLCKRGIEPRIGKWGLPQGFMELGETSREGAAREAFEESGASITPGVLLSVYNLPGQVQLLYVATIAGGTMDDATGEHVPPALTTDGTESLDAGYFTYEEIERMDDDDFAFPTVRWAIDYWRANYSWVAGFTYTGRVVQPQQRVKRWPPVEGEPGFVDEVDYTY, translated from the exons atggcgacgcgcgcggccttCGCTCCCTCGGCCGGGCGCGTCAGACCCAAGCCACGACGCGtcccgacccgcgccgcgtccgaccgggccgacggcggcggcggcggcgcgccgcgggtcgagcCCTCGTTCCAGCGGTCGGTgccgcccggcgacgcgcgcgagagggacGTGTGCACCACATGCGGGTTCGTGGACTACAGGAACCCGAAGGTCGTGGTCGGCTCCGTGGCGGTGTGG GTGGACCCGGGGTCTCCCAAGGGCTTCCCCCCAACGGAGAAAATTCTCCTGTGCAAAAGGGGCATCGAACCCCGCATCGGCAAGTGGGGCCTCCCCCAGGGCTTCAtggagctcggcgagacgtccagggagggcgcggcgcgggaagcGTTCGAAGAATCCGGCGCGTCGATAACtcccggcgtcctcctctccGTGTACAACCTCCCGGGGCAGGTGCAGCTCCTGTACgtggcgacgatcgccggcgggacgatggacgacgccacgGGCGAGCACGTGCCGCCCGCGTTGACCACGGACGGGACGGAATCCCTCGACGCTGGGTACTTCACGTACGAAGAGATCGAACgaatggacgacgacgatttcgCGTTTCCGACGGTGCGGTGGGCCATCGACTACTGGCGCGCCAACTACTCCTGGGTCGCCGGGTTCACGTACACCGGACGGGTGGTGCAGCCGCAGCAGCGGGTGAAGCGGTGGCCGCCGGTCGAGGGCGAGCCCGggttcgtcgacgaggtggactACACGTACTGA
- a CDS encoding predicted protein — protein MAPERPTGGRRNDPRFAVTSSARPEGFAQSATLVARPSAARVRSRGASNDAARAHGRGETFELPGSSMSRSGPVGTASAAAKGGSSTLGEATAKLRSATAASLARRSGAKIVPGGGRFYGTDDATNGGASSSKKTGFGGSSSPSSRAGPASTPSSGRTSESPKPSQTPSADRGRPPPGCVVVHVLDEARNERRDFTCDLKTLLGQMRYFKQHLAADVETRPEASAELSVHCDIPTFEWLVDHVEGRDPRVTNRNCVALMISSDFLRMASLTDKCADYVAANAHQVCALGADLANLPRGLLEKIGQRMSDESLESLLATSDEDGVHAAPSGGHPEVRERPNDSTDSKRALAATLYRVKTEALIASRRADAGVTIARCAACGLLFSEKHRFGLRCPRARRHVDYHGDVIARHAPMKDFDVHAHIERLITARGHAWRDVYWHVWGVTHVIDRCGRCGAVVPASELTQCEYHPRPATFDDDADPSVGTFACCGSRAPRFDPTGGISAGGCEGRDHVFPTLDTDEPRFLEGRRALETARRRRGLACEPFSARPAATAPPRPVDDDGDDQSEMDAWRATRPANDLADNGIHAFGDHHSPGGVDVTWEAAAAIDEGTDKGETEKAESGRSDTDSDREILPFDHDYDTEAEMEGRRERWGYNPAYVPMPGQEKPPKGTPAERNPPAEKPTKQQTNASTRGTRTKSDDSDSSRLDSDLSDDSDSDSLDGSRRKASDNKVSYKAPVGQRYKRGTLEAARLGTNADERAASRRNARRNAHRKKPSPVGRPGSSPAPPPIESHRAELVYGLPRATYESLPKGYQRGVRTEWRDEEEARRVAKIKVRMARRAAKRVGVSGPTQVSGPTQVSGFQQVSGFQPRSVREAAERFGLDVGLGAKPDRASWLALADMGLLDLRAMKIAAERDEEEREKRGDGSVARGGGGGGRKRGGGGAAVGAGPASSGGRWVG, from the exons ATGGCGCCGGAGAGACCCACGGGCGGGAGGCGGAACGATCCCCGGTTCGCG GTgacgtccagcgcgcggccggAGGGGTTCGCGCAGTCCGCAACGCTCGTGGCGaggccgtccgcggcgagggttcGCTCCCGGGGCGCCtccaacgacgccgcgcgggcgcacgGGCGGGGCGAGACCTTCGAGCTGCCCGGCTCGTCCATGTCCCGCTCCGGCCCCGTAGggaccgcgtccgcggcggccaagggaggatcgtcgacgctcggcgaggcgaccgcgaaGCTCAggtccgcgaccgccgcgtcgctcgcgcggcgaagcgggGCGAAGAtcgtcccgggcggcgggaggttctacgggacggacgacgcgacgaacgggGGAGCATCGTCGTCCAAAAAAACTGGCTTCgggggctcgtcgtcgccctcgtcccgcgcgggccccgcctcgacgccctcctccggACGTACCAGCGAGTCCCCAAAACCCTCTCAAACCCCTTCCGCCGATCGAGGCCGACCCCCGCCCggatgcgtcgtcgtccacgtcctcgacgaggcgaggaacgagcggcgcgacTTCACCTGCGACTTGAAAACGCTGCTCGGACAGATGCGATACTTCAAgcagcacctcgccgccgacgtggagACCCGGccggaggcgtccgcggagctGAGCGTCCACTGCGACATACCCACGTTCGAGTGGCTCGTGGATCACGTGGAAGGtcgggacccgcgcgtcacGAATCGGAACTGCGTGGCGCTGATGATATCCAGCGACTTTCTGCGCATGGCGTCGCTGACGGACAAATGCGCCGActacgtcgcggcgaacgcgcacCAGGTCTGCGCGCTCGGGGCGGACCTGGCGAACCTTCCGCGCGGTTTGCTGGAGAAGATCGGTCAACGGATGAGCGACGAGTCTCTGGAGTCGCTgctggcgacgagcgacgaagacggcgtcCACGCGGCGCCTTCCGGAGGGCATCCGGAGGTTCGCGAGAGACCGAACGACTCGACCGACTCAaaacgcgcgctcgcggcgacgctttACCGCGTCAAGACCGAGGCGCTgatcgcgtcgaggcgcgcggacgccggggtgACGATCGCCCGATGCGCCGCGTGCGGCTTGCTGTTCAGCGAGAAACACCGCTTCGGCTTACGATGCCCCAGGGCGAGGCGTCACGTGGACTAtcacggcgacgtcatcgcgcgaCACGCGCCGATGAAAGACTTTGACGTGCACGCGCACATTGAGCGCCTCATCACGGCCCGCGGGCACGCGTGGAGGGACGTGTACTGGCACGTGTGGGGCGTCACGCACGTCATCGACAGGTGCGGTCggtgcggcgccgtcgttcccGCGTCTGAGCTGACGCAGTGCGAGTACCACCCGAGGCCGGCGACgtttgacgacgacgccgatccCTCGGTGGGTACGTTCGCGTGCTGcgggtcgcgagcgcctcgattCGATCCCACGGGGGGGATATCCGCCGGCGGGTGCGAGGGACGCGACCACGTGTTCCCCACGCTGGACACCGACGAGCCGAGGTTTTTggaagggcggcgggcgctggagacggcgcggcggcggcggggtttgGCGTGCGAGCCGTTTTCGGCacgtcccgccgcgaccgcgccgccgcgcccggtcgacgacgacggcgacgaccaatcggagatggacgcgtgGCGCGCCACGCGTCCCGCGAACGACCTCGCGGACAACGGGATACACGCGTTCGGCGATCATCACTCCCcggggggcgtcgacgtgacgtgggaggcggccgccgccatTGACGAGGGAACCGACAAGGGCGAAACGGAAAAGGCGGAGTCCGGAAGGAGCGACACCGACTCGGACCGGGAGATTCTGCCCTTCGACCACGACTACGACacggaggcggagatggagGGTCGGCGGGAGCGGTGGGGTTATAATCCCGCGTACGTACCGATGCCCGGCCAAGAGAAACCTCCGAAGGGGACTCCAGCAGAGAGGAATCCTCCAGCAGAGAAACCGACGAAACAAcagacgaacgcgtcgacgcgagggacgcgaacAAAGTCGGACGACTCCGATTCCTCCCGCCTCGACTCGGACCTctccgacgactccgactccgactcgtTGGACGGATCGAGACGCAAAGCGTCGGACAACAAAGTGTCGTACAAAGCGCCAGTCGGACAAAGGTACAAGCGCGGGAcgctcgaagccgcgcggctcgggaCCAAcgcggacgaacgcgcggctTCGCGTAGGAACGCGAGGCGTAACGCTCACCGGAAGAAGCCGTCCCCGGTTGGACGTCCAGGaagctcgcccgcgccgccgccgatcgagTCGCACCGAGCGGAGCTCGTGTACGGCCTGCCCCGCGCCACGTACGAGTCGCTCCCGAAGGGGTACCAGCGGGGGGTACGGACGGAGTggagggacgaggaggaggcgcggaggGTGGCGAAGATCAAGGTTCGcatggcgcgacgcgcggcgaagcgggTCGGGGTGAGCGGTCCCACGCAAGTGAGCGGTCCCACGCAAGTGAGTGGTTTCCAGCAAGTGAGTGGTTTCCAGCCGCGGTCGGTTCGGGAAGCCGCGGAGCGGTTCGGTCTCGACGTGGGTCTGGGCGCCAAGCCCGACCGAGCGTCgtggctcgcgctcgcggacatGGGGCTCCTGGACCTCCGCGCGATGaagatcgcggcggagagggacgaggaggaacggGAGAAGAGGGGGGACGGgtccgtcgctcgcgggggcggcggcggtgggcggaaGCGGGGTGGGggtggggcggcggtgggcgccgggcccgcgtcgtcgggggggCGCTGGGTCGGGTGA
- a CDS encoding predicted protein, translating into MDLRYPETLKEYGKPGAKKDGDGGAEDGEEKEHPAIARVRCMMGREIRVKVVDGRVFVGRFECYDKQGNILMEDAMSTTLDDPEGTEPHTYRGMIIIQKQHRVETQLIVRDGECDPTAPDFDPYKELEEQELLYQAEAEAQADGGADPIDDHEPPVL; encoded by the coding sequence ATGGACCTGAGATATCCCGAGACTCTCAAAGAGTACGGCAAACCcggcgcgaagaaggacggcgacggaggagcgGAGGATGGAGAGGAGAAGGAACaccccgccatcgcgcgcgtgcgatgCATGATGGGCCGCGAGATTCGCGTCAaggtcgtcgacggccgAGTCTTCGTCGGGCGGTTCGAGTGCTACGACAAGCAGGGCAACATCCTGATGGAGGACGCGATGTCCACGACGTTGGACGATCCGGAGGGCACGGAGCCTCACACGTACCGCGGGATGATCATCATTCAGAAGCAGCACAGGGTGGAGACGCAGCTGATCGTTCGGGACGGCGAGTGCGAtcccaccgcgccggacTTTGACCCGTACAAGGAGCTGGAGGAGCAGGAGCTGTTGTaccaggcggaggcggaggcgcaggcggacgGGGGTGCGGACCCGATAGACGACCACGAACCACCGGTCCTTTAG
- a CDS encoding predicted protein, translated as MGSAFVGFLSDMSSRQINHLYQSPWACLSVLRSLPSLAKHYVMRLLYVDEGIAREEMDAWVRPGKEHRDRHARSMLALKRLRVLVPAGDQEYVADGKELVRLNRRFVKGVRAQIETCFAPEGDEVEATVAPDDAMGGKRPSPEKIEEFAKGRWEALLMTLTGRDRRKGPGLDVAALFRGAGLVAEKSNKSNGWGITEKGFRFLLSTAREQIWTLLTEYVRQYSAPGDRTLVAPAVIGFMLRLTFQAVGQPYRVDDLPSAQRAIAEDLAHLGLLYLFAGPGKEGYYVPTQLTAGKDVADGDASLGGDPGGHIIAETNFRVYAYTFSDVECEILRLFTRPDYRLPNLYVGMLTREAVHEALDTGVAAEQIIKYIKSHAHPNARKTTNGSGIPPNVADQIMLWAMERRRVRSAECVLYCDFPTGTDEYAAAVKAASDAGVLLWENREQMKLAVAKSGHERM; from the exons ATGGGGTCGGCGTTCGTCGGGTTCCTCTCCGACATGAGCTCGCGACAGATCAACCACCTGTACCAGTCCCCTTGGGCGTGCCTCTCCGTCCTCCGCTCGCTCCCATCCTTGGCCAAGCACTACGTCATGCGGCTGCTGTACGTGGACGAGGGcatcgcgagggaggagatggacgcgtGGGTGCGGCCCGGGAAAGAGCACAGGGATCGCCACGCGCGGTCCATGCTGGCGCTCAAACgactccgcgtcctcgttcCCGCGGGCGACCAGGagtacgtcgccgacggcaagGAGCTCGTCCGGCTGAACCGCCGATTCGTCAAGGGCGTTCGCGCGCAGATCGAGACGTGCTTCGCcccggagggcgacgaggtggaggcgaccgtggcgcccgacgacgcgatggggGGCAAGCGGCCATCGCCCGAGAAGATCGAGGAGTTCGCCAAGGGGCGATGGGAGGCACTGCTGATGACGCTgacggggcgcgac AGGCGGAAAGGACCCggactcgacgtcgccgcgctcttccgcggcgcgggcctcgtcgcggagaagtCCAACAAGTCCAACGGGTGGGGCATCACGGAAAAAGGGTTCAGGTTCCTCCTGAGCACGGCGCGGGAGCAGATATGGACTTTGCTGACGGAGTACGTTCGGCAgtac tcggcacccggggacaggaccctcgtcgcgcccgccgtcaTCGGGTTCATGCTCCGGCTCACGTTCCAAGCCGTCGGTCAGCCctaccgcgtcgacgacttgccgagcgcgcagcgcgccatcgcggaggacctcgcgcacctcggcCTGCTCTACCTGTTCGCGGGTCCGGGGAAGGAGGGGTACTACGTTCCCACCCAGCTCACCGCGG GgaaggacgtcgcggatggcgacgcgtccctcggcggGGACCCGGGGGGGCACATCATCGCCGAGACCAACTTTCGCGTGTACGCGTACACGTTCAGCGACGTCGAGTGCGAGATTTTGCGACTCTTCACCAGGCCGGACTACAGGCTGCCGAACCTGTACGTGGGTAtgctgacgcgcgaggcggtgcACGAAGCGCTGGacacgggcgtcgccgcggagcagatCATCAAGTACATCAAATCGCACGCGCATCCCAACGCGAGGAAGACGACGAACGGCTCCGGGATCCCGCCGAACGTGGCGGACCAGATCATGCTGTGGGCGATGGAGCGGCGCAGGGTGCGGAGCGCAGAGTGCGTGCTCTACTGCGATTTCCCCACGGGCACGGAcgagtacgccgccgcggtgaaagccgcgagcgacgccggcgtTTTGCTCTGGGAGAATCGCGAGCAGATGAAGCTGGCGGTGGCGAAGAGCGGGCACGAGCGGATGA
- a CDS encoding predicted protein codes for MSLSPVVRAVRDAGEKLTGSSNLTREEFLGCVRDLDTALRSPGDDGDAACAEFCAGPPGAPHRAALAWFAGKLRKGVVADDVGDPMRKREDVFTTAAALQVLVSASGGDHRATFGHTSRDGSHERWPKRGYALCHARWAPTVLAPTGILPPLLALTRAKTAGPQVWMRALQLAGSIARCDDAVAHEMARTGWPRVCAEVVKAIPDQAWDEARAREFIVEREVWQWLDSRFAACAQTHTDKPRNTLRSFTVVERLGPEGGAEGGAEGGAVGGCATSDAPSLSDTEWYGKLVRVDGTNGTSLLGFAVAAFDDADVAVFLADDGGGGRVVSAGVGHVSLVHDRLRPLREPLQEASTSDGR; via the coding sequence ATGTCCCTCTCCCCCGTCGTCCGGGCGGTACgggacgccggcgagaaGCTCACCGGATCGTCCAACCTGACCCGCGAGGAGTTCCTCGGGTGCGTCCGAGACCTGGACACCGCGCTTCGGtcgcccggggacgacggcgacgccgcgtgcgcggagTTCTGCGCCGGTCCACCGGGCgcgccgcaccgcgcggccCTCGCCTGGTTCGCGGGCAAGCTCCGCAAGGgagtcgtcgcggacgacgtcggggatCCGATGCGAAAGAGGGAGGACGTgttcaccaccgccgccgcgctgcaggTGCTCGTcagcgcgtcgggcggcgaccaccgcgccaCCTTCGGGCACACCTCCCGCGACGGCTCGCACGAGCGCTGGCCCAAGCGCGGATACGCGCTGTGCCACGCGCGCTGGGCCCCCACCGTCCTCGCACCCACCGGCATCCTGCCCCCGCTCCTCGCCCTGACCCGGGCCAAAACCGCGGGGCCCCAGGTGTGGATGCGAGCGCTGCAGCTCGCGgggtccatcgcgcggtgcgacgacgcggtggcccACGAGATGGCCCGCACGGGGTGGCCGCGGGTGTGCGCCGAGGTGGTGAAGGCGATACCGGACCAGGCAtgggacgaggcgcgcgcgagggagttTATCGTGGAGCGAGAGGTTTGGCAGTGGCTCGACtcgcggttcgcggcgtgcgcgcaaACGCACACGGACAAACCCCGCAATACCCTGCGATCGTTCACCGTCGTCGAGAGGCTGGGTcccgaggggggtgccgaggggggtgccgaggggggtgccgtcggcggaTGCGCCACGTCGGATGCGCCGTCGCTGTCGGACACGGAGTGGTACGGGAAGCTCGTCCGCGTGGACGGGACGAACGGGACGAGTTTGCTcgggttcgccgtcgccgcgttcgacgacgccgacgtggcggtgttcctcgcggacgacgggggaGGCGGGCGGGTGGTGAGCGCCGGGGTGGGGCACGTGTCGCTGGTGCACGACAGGTTGCGTCCGTTACGGGAGCCGTTACAggaggcgtcgacgtcggacgGACGATAG